TACAGATTTTTCACACCACCCGCACCAAAGATCTTAACCAGACGAGGCAGGGCATACTTGATCGTTGACTGTGACGAGGCCTGCGCGGTCAAAGGGGCCGACAATACGGAACCGATCAGGCACAAACAAACGAAAACGGATTTTACGGTATATTGCTTAATCACTGAGGATCAACCTTCATCACAAATCGATGCTATTTCTTGAGAGTGTCTGATGGTTCCAGCTTCAGGCGTTCAATTTTTAATTTCATCACAGGACGGTTTCCGTAGAGCACATCGAGTTCACCTGGAAATTTTTGTCCATTGAGAGTTTGGAACTGTTCAAAACGAATTGAGCACACTTCTGAATTCTCGGTGAGATAAAAATCAAATCCCCGCAGAGACAGGTCTGCTTTATTAAAGTACCAGCGGGAAATCGTCCCGGTCTGGGTTGCAACCAGCACATCAACCAGTTCGTTTTTCCCATCCAGGCGTTCGCTGCCCAGGTAATAAAAGTCGGTAAAGCGCTCACTCTGTCCCGATAGCAGTAAACGGAAGTGGTGTAATGCGGCGAGTAAGCCGCCTGTTCCCGGCGGTTCATCTACGTAATTTCCCGTCTCCAGTGATTGCAGAAAGATATCGTTGCCAGATTCAAATCCCACACCTTTGTCAGCCAGAGTGAGTGTGAATTCACTGCCATCACCCTGTTTTCCAGTTAGTGTCCAAGTTCCTTTTAGGTCGGAGAAATTACTGGTTGAGTTTAAGGCCTTGAGTAATCGATCCTGTTGCTGCTGATTAAAGTAGTAATTCGTAAATCCGGTTTTGGGAACATAGAGGTGTTTGTATTGTTCTGGTGGCGCGGGTTCTGGCTTGGCATGAGGATTTGGTATCTGTGGTGGCTTTTCTTCACCGGGGCGTGCAGGTTTTGCCGGAGGTTTTTTCTTTTGACCAGCCTGTTCCTGTAATTCTGCAGTGGTATGTAATGCCTGCAGACGCACATAGATGGTGTTCTTTTTCTCATCTCGTCGATACACGAGCGGCAATGTCCAGCCTGCGGGATAAATGCCGAGAATGTTTTTAAATTGATTCACACTTCGAATTGGCCTGCCCGCAAACGAGACAATTTCATCTCCGAGCCGCAGCCCTTTACGATAGGCGTCTGATTCTTCCAGGATTTCGGCGACGTCAATAGTGGAATCCAGGCTGGTCGTTACCGTTGCACCGAGGGATGCATGGTCAACAATGCGTCCACTTTTTAGATGATCCCAGAAGTGTTTAATCTGATTGATGGAGATGGCGTAACCGGCGCCCGAATTAACACGGCCTCGTTTTTCAAATGAGCCACGACCGTTAATACCGATCAGTTCTCCGCGATCGTTGAACAGCGGGCCTCCTGAATTACCGGGATTGATTGAGGAATCGACCTGAATGCAGTCAGTATATTCCAGAAATGTTCCAGCGGGATATTGATAGCGGTGGACTCCACTGACGATTCCATAGGTAATCGTCGGCTGAAAATCAGTAGCCAATAAAAATGGATTCCCCATTGCGTAGGCCCAGTCGCCTACTTGAACTTTGTCGCTGTTTCCCAGTTTGGCGACGGGAAAATCAGTTCGTCCAAGCAACTTGATCAGCGCGACATCGCCAGTAGGGTCAATGCTGACAATCACAGCGTCATAAAGTTTGCCATCATTTAGCCCACATTTCATGAAGTTACCTGCACCCGAAACAACATGAAAATTGGTTAGAGCATAGCCATCAGGGGTCACCAATACGCCGGAGCCACCTCCCGCGCCCTCAGCCCCAAAGATCGCAACAACAGAAGGGGAGACTGCTTTGATGACATCAATGCGTTGTTTTTGTGCTGCCAGAACAACCGGATCAACTGATGAGACTTCTGCAAAAGCAGGCACGATCAGAAGTATGCTGAATAGGAGCGTGGCACAGAAGACATTTTTCTGCATTTAATTACCTTTAAGCTTCAATATTACAAAACAGTTCGTCGTTCTCTTGTCAGATTATTTAAGTAAGCGCGCTTCACAGAGATCAAGGTGATCGCAGATCTCCAAATTGTCCCCAAAATCGACTAAGATTTCGAGATCGCGCACGCCGCGAACATCCAGATTTAATTCAATGGGTGGGTCGGCGCTCCGCACGTTTCCGGAATAGAGTGTCCGCCCATTGCCTTTAATTTCAACATATACAAATCCAATGCCGGGAACCGAATCATCAATCCCCATGATTGCCCGAAAATTTCGGTATTCCTCCTTGATCCGGTATTGCAGGAGCGTTTTAGAGTGAATGTAAAGTCCGCGCGCATATTCTTTTCCGTCCAGTCGGAGTGGACCACCGTCGCGGTGTTTGTCTTTGCGATACTTCCAGACGGTATCAAAGAAGGGTGTATACTCGATATTTCTCGGTTCCAGATCAGAAAGATAGCGAACTTTGCCTTGGCTAAAGTCCAGGCTGGCTATTGATTGAGGAGTAAACTGAGCTTGAGCACCACTTTGCAGTGTAGCAGTGAATTCGGTCCCCGAATACGTGATCGCAGAGGCATTAATCAACCCGCCGCTAGTCAGGCGGATGGAGCAGAAGGGAGCCGCATTCGAAGCAGGCTGGCGAAAATAAATGATACCGAACACACGCTTACGATTCACGGCAACTTCATCGTCGCCAGTGAAAAACTGAATCTTTTCGTCGGTAATTGAGCCAACTACACCATCAATAAAATCGAGCACATTTTCCTTTTGGACGACGAGCAGATCTTTGTTGCCCTTGTTGCTCAGAAGTTTTTCCCAGGCTGCACTGATATTGGAATTCAATGTTCCAAAGCGGATTGACGAGACCTGATTCGCTGGCAGAATCAGAGTTCCTGACTGATCGTTGCTGACTTTAATCTGACGTTCATTACTTTGCAGCGATTGAACAGGGAATTTGGACCCATCCGTTAAACGAATTGTTAATGGTGCTTGCAGACTGCGTTGAAATCGGTTTTTTGGGAAACGTACATTCAAAGTTTCTGAAAGTGGATACCCTTTCTCGCTTTTGCCTTGTTTGAGATTGACGGCTGTTTTGTTTAATGCCAGAAGATTCCCTGTGACTGATGCTCCACTGAGAGAAGTTACTTCGACTTCTGGTGAAACTGCCAGTAGCATGGTTATTGAAACACAGAGCAGGGAATGCATGAAAAACTCTCCAGGGACTGAACAGACTCAGAAGCGAGAACAAAGATTAATCAGAATGTTATTTATTGGTATTTGCTTTTTGGGTTGCCAGCTTTTTGAAATATTTTTCAATGGCTTTACGATAGTGTGAAGGAAAATTACGATTGATGATGTTTTTGGCCGAAGCCTGTTTTTTAGGAGGAAGCTGTCCCCACCCACCATTATTCGATAATTTTTTCTTATCAATTTCGCCGGGCGCGATCTGTCCTTTCACGCGGCTTTCATCGGCTCCTCCCTCAGGCGAGCTCGAATTGCCGGCGCCGGCTCCTGAAGACGAACTGTTCTTGGCCTGGTCTTCCATTTTTTTGATCAGTTTGTCGAGCGAGGCGATGATTTCATCTTCGACCTTCTGAACTTTTTCCCCAGAGTTGCCGAGATCAAGCCGGCGTTCGACATCACTCATCTTCCGTGAAATCTCGTCGAGACTTTCCTCTTTCAGGGTTTCAAGATCTGCCTGCATCAGCACTGCCACCTGTCGATAGCGTTCCGGTACACTTTCTGTATGGTTCAGCAACTGGTCCAGAGTTTTGCCGCAGTCTTTTTTCTGTAATAAATGGTGTTCGCAGGCCGCTTTAAAAAACAGAAAACCGGCGGGGTCGATCAGTGTTTTCGGCTGGATGGAGTTAAAGATGTTCAGAGCACGATCAACCATTCGGAACTGGGTTAAGTTGCGGGCGACATAATAGCGGACGTTCGCCAGGTAAATCGTATCTGCCTCTCCATCAACTAAAATCGGAGGATTGGAAAGCTGAGGGAGTTGATCAGAAATTCGGTAGTCTTTAATTAACTGTTTTGCTTTCGGTTTCACATTTGAAAATATTTCTAATGCCAGATTCAGTTTCTCTTCTGCAGAAAGCGGGGCTTCCAGTTTCACCAACAGATTGGCAATCATTTTTAGCTGGGCCGGGTTTTTGACCTTTTGTTCGGCAACCCAGCTTTGCAATTGTAGTTTAAGGTCAACACCTGATGGTGGCGCCAGTAGTTCGACTGGTTCTGCTTTTTCTGCCACTGGTTCTTTAAGCGGAATCGGGACGGGGATCGGCTCCTGTGCTAACAAAGAGGTTGACAGTGCACAAGCACAAACAATCACCACAAACCGTTGCAAACGGTGTTCGACGACTGTTTTTTTCTGAGTCGATGGGAACCAATGTTTCATGTCAGTTTGTGACCTTTTAAGGATTCTTCAATCGAAATGATTATTTATTCTTACCTGTCGCCAGAATATAAGTTGCGTTTTGAATCCGCGTCTGGCGATTTGAAAGCTGTTGCAGTTGCTCAAAGATCTCTGCCTGATTGGCATCTTTTTCCAACGCCAGCTTTTCGATCCGGCGGGTTCGTTTATTTACACGGAACTGCAATGACCGCAGCATTTTGATTTCCGCTAACATATCAATCAACGCCTGATCCTGGGGAGAACCTTGCTGCTGCTGTTGTTGCTGCTGTTTTTTTTCTTCGTCCGATTTTTCCATTTCTTTCTGCAGGGCTTCGATCATTTCTTCGAGGGCACTGACAATATCTTTTTCGATTTCCTGTGTCAGTTCATCGACCTGTGCTCGATTCAAACGATAGGCGACAGTTTGCACATCTTCGCGTACTTCGGAGAGCGCTTCACTGAAGGCAACCGAAGATCCTTCATCTTTAATCAACAAAATCGCTTTTTCGATTTCCAGTCCCATCAGGCTTTCTTCTCGCGATAGTTGAACGGCTCTTGCGGTGTGTCGGCTGGTTCGTTCTTTTTCGGGAACTTGTCCGATTGTTAGTGTCCCCGCATAGACACGTTTTTGTTGAGCCAGAATTTTCTGCAGTCGGGCTTCCATAGCGGCTAGCATCAGTTCACGCTCTTCTTCGCGAAGCTGACGCAGCATCTCTTCCAGTTTTTCTTTGGCTTCTGCCAGTTTCTGGATCGCATCGTCCTGATGTTTGGAAGCGGCTTCTTTCTGTTTCTTTTCCAGCTCTTCAATCGCTTTTTCCATCTCCTTTCGAGCCTGCTCAATTTCTTCTCGCCCGGGAGTCTTCTGCTCCTGATTTGGGGACTGCTGGTTTTCCCCTTCTTGAGACTGACTTTGTTGTCCCTGTTGTTGAGACTGTTGCTGCTGAGACTGTTGACTCTGCTGCGAGGACTTCTGTTCGGGAGCCCCCTTCTGGTTCGGGTCAGACTTACCATCCTGTGGCGTCTTGCCTTTCGATTCAGAGCCTTTTGATTTTTCAAATTCGGATTCGGATTTTGAATTTGATTTTCCGTTTTTTGACTTTTGATCCTGCTCTTCGCCATCAGTTTTCTTGTCTGATTTTTTATCGGAAGCTTCTCCCTTCTGATCTTGTTCTGACTTCTGAGAATCGTTCTTTTCAGCATCTTGTTGCTCGATTTTATCAATCAGTTTCTCTGCGTTCTGCGCTGTCTGTTTTTGTTTTTCTTTCAAGTCAGCCGGGTTACCACCCCGCTCCGTGGCTGCTCTGACATCACGTTCCTGTCCTATCAGCCGGTTGACGTCTTTGAGCAGATCCTGAATTCGTTTTTTCTCTTTTTCGACTTCGCTCATGCGGTCTTCACTTTGAAGCAACGCCAGGAGTGCCTGCATATTTTTGACCAGGTTTTCCTGTCGTTCTACTGCATCACCCAATTGCCCTTTTTCCAGCATTTGTAGGACTTGCTGCATTTCTACGGTCATCTGGTTTTGTTTGCTTTGACCAAATGCGCGAAATAACAGGTCTGCGCGGGCAGGATCGGTTTTCTTCATGTACTCTCCCAGATCATGGAGAGTCGATTCGAATCGTTTGAATTGCTGAGAGATTGCTTCCTGCTTATCAGTCAGATCCCGATCCTGACCATTGGGACTGCTGGTTTTGGGCTGTGGGTCCTGATTCTGTGCACTGACGAAATGAGGGCAGAGCAAGCCGACAATCAAAGCGATCAGCAGAACGGCGGCCCGAGGACGATTCAACATGCGTGGTGCTCCTGCCAAAGTTTCCATTTTGTTCTCAGAACTGATGAAGGTGGGTAAATGTAAGATGAGTGTCCCTCTGATAATTGAGCGCGCAGAGAAAAGCCATCAGGCCTATTATATCAAGTACTAGACTCTGTTCGAAGTGTGTTTTTGTGTTCAGGTGTCAAGGTGCAGTGAATCACTTCAAGCAGAGATTATTTTGTTCGAGCGGGATTACTCCAGTCCTAACCCTTTGAGACGATCCAAAAGCTTGTTTTTGCGAAACTTTTTTGTTTCTTCTGAGAGTTCTTTTTCTCGTTCAATCAGATTTTTCAGCATTTCGATTGCTTCGTGAAACTCTAATAAATCCTGCATTTCATTGAGGACACTCTTCATTCGGACCAGCATCGCGTCCAGAAGTTCAATACTGGACTGGATTTCGGCTAGGGGGTCACTGTTCTTTTCCATTGCCAGCCGATACAGGCCCAAGCGTTGATCAACACTGGGGAAGTCCTGCTCGTGGATGATTGTGAGTGGCTTGAGAATTTTGTCGTCGATCCGCCCCAGGATTTGTGCGGTGGCAACGCCATTGTTGACCAGCTCTTCTCGAATATCATAGAAGGATTCAACAATCGAAGCGGTCTCGGTCGCGTTTTTTCGGGTTCCATATAAGGACCGGTCAGCCGAGACGGCGACTGCATTTTGAATTTCCGTCAACGTTTCAGACCAGCGGGGATCAGACTGTCCCTGCTTTTGTTTGTTTTTGATGGTTTGTGCTTGCTTTAATTGTTCAACTCGCTGTGCGAGATCATCGCGCGTCTGGGAGACTTCTTTATGAATCTGTTCGAAGCGTTTTCGCAGATTCAATTCTTTGGAGTACAGGATTGAAAGTAATTCTTCATCAGTCACAATTTCGAAGTGATAGGTTTCGCCATGGACCTGGTGCGGACCACTCAGATTATCGGCGTCTTCCGCCTGAACGGTGAGGTTGATTTTCTGTCCCACTTTTAAATCGAGTGGCAGAACTTCAAAACGTTCCCAGATTTCGTCATTACTTCGTTGCAGAGTAAATTCTTTAGGTCTGTCGGATGGTTTTTTACGGAATGGACGTGGCCTGAAGTTTTTGTCCTGATCGACAAGAAAATCAAAACGGGCGGCCTGGATTCCGTAATCATCGGTAATCATGCCTTCGATGGGGATCGTGGCTTTGCGAGTAATCGATTTCCCAATGCCCGTCAGTCGGGTATCGACTTTAGGCGGTTGATCAACGATGCCATTAATGCTCAAACGAATGGGTTCTGTGACCAGTAACCCGTCGGCATCCTCCAGATAAATCCGAATCGGCTGGTCTGCTATTAACGGGATAACCTGGGGAAGGGGGTCAGCGTTCGAAGCGACAGTCTCCTGGTTTTCTGTGATGAGTTTAAAGGGGATTCTAAATGTACGGCCATCTGTGCCTCTCATCTGATCCAGGAGCTGTGGCGTCAATGCGACCTGCTGCACGATTTCTCCCTCAGGGTTTTTCCACGCCAGGAAGTTCTCGGCGGTGGTTGTTACATCTTCCGCAGCTTGTTCTAACTGTAGATTGAATTGATCTGTCTCAAAGGAAAAACGTGTGATCGGTTTGTTGGCGGTTGAGACCATTTCAAATTCAGTGTTGACGGGTAAAGAGATTTGTGTTCCCTGTACCGTTTGTAGATCTGGCAGCCGCGTGCCTGTTTCACTATCTGTCTGATTCAGGCCGGTATATTCGGGGTAAAGACAAGCCAGTCGAATCTGGTCCAAGACGGGGGTTTCGACGATTTCGACCAGATAGGGTTCGGGATTGGTAAAGTCATTTCCAGAGACCCAGACCTGAATGCCATCCAGTAAATCTGTAATCGTATGTTTGAATCGTCCTTCTCCCATCCGCGACATTACAGTGCGTCCCCCGCCACGTCCATTCTGCATGCGGTAGGTCAGCTGCACACGTTCCGGGATCTTTTTACCGTCAACGGTTTCAACAAGCAGTGTCAGGTCTGTTCCCAGACCATGCTTGTAGGTCTGGTTATGAAATTCTTTGATGCGGTCGCCTGGTTGAGCGATGACTTTCACAATCAGTCCCGTTTCCCGATTCCAGTAATCACTACGGAGTTCCAGATACCCTTTCGCCCAGCGAGCCATCGCAGGTTGATTAATAATCGCCAGAGTTAGAATCGAGATCGTCAGTGCAAACGCAAAGAAAAAGGCACGCCTCAAGGGGCGTTTGTCGAATACATCTTCTAGTGGAAGATCCCGACTGCCCTCAGCGACTTCATGTACGGTGCGTTCGAGCATGGCTCGTGTAAGTGCATTTTGAGGTTCGTGTGTTTCATGAAGCTCGATTGCCGTCGCCAGCCGGTCATTTAGTTCAGGAAAACGTCGTTCCAGTACCAGGGCTAACGCTTTGCGCCTCATTTTTTTCATGAGCCGAAAGAGGAGAAAACTGGCAGCCAGAGCCAGAATCACGGCGAGAGAAATCAACACAAACGAAGCACGAAACCAGACCGGTAACTCAAGATGGCTAAGTTGAAAGTATGTCCAGTCAACCAGGAAACTGGCCCAGAAAATCACGCCGATGACGGCCAGCAGTCTGGCTGTTCCTTCCAGCAGGATATATCTGCGGATTTTCCCCCGCAACCGATTGAGTAGCTCGGTGATTTCCTGAGGTATGGTTGATTGAGAAGGTTTGTTCATATGTTTGATTCACACTGCGGATCTAAGGACCAGTGTTATTTTTTCTTCATTTGTACTCAATGTATTATGACAGTTTAAACAGTTTTCTGGTCAACCATTCCGTTGCCAGTAAGCCTGCTAACAGAAAGAAGACCCACGCCTGATCCCAGAGTGTTTTCAGCCGTTCGTCAACGAGAAACTCTTCTCCTGCATCAGGCAGGAGCGATGTGATATTTTTTGCTTCATCAATGGCAAGATAGGCGCCGCCGGTATCACGGGAGAGTTCTTTGAGCCCTTTAATATTCTGACTTAGTGACTCATCTTCCAGTCGAGGGAGTAGCACCGTCAAGTTACCCTCGACAGTCTGGCCTTTCGAATTGGGAACAGTGAGTTCAAAGCGATATTTTCCGGGCAGACTGGCGCGGAAGCTGGCGACATATTCTCCGGGCCGATTACGATCATGCATCAATAAGAGGTTGGGAACCAGAGGTCTGCCGCGCGGGTCGATGACTTCCATCGGCACGGATTCCTGAACCAGTGGTTTAAATTCCGGATTGAGTAAACGGACGCGTACGGAAACAGTCTGGCCGAGCAGATATTCATCCCGCTCAAGAATCAGGGTGCCTCGCTTCGTACCCCGTTTCGTACGACCTTGTCCCACATTACGAATCAGCTTGGTCCAGAAACGGTCATAGTAATCTTCTTCAATAGACCGTAATCGCCAGATTTCAGGACTGCCCAGATAAAGGGAGCGGCCTTCGCCGTAATACTGCGAAGCCATCAAGATCGAGAAGCCGAACTCTGTCTGCGTTTTGGGATCCGGGAAATGCGAATAGACAGTAGCCGCTGCCTTGGGGCCATTGGTCGGATAACAGCGGTAGACGCCGGGAAAGTTTTCCCATAGTTCTCTTGATGTTGCAGGGTTATCCGTCAGCATCAGGAAACCGGCATCAAGACCGGCCTGTGTCCATTCGATCCGACGGATCTGAGTGGCTTCCTGATCCAGGTAGTCGCGGACAAAAGAATTAATGGAAACGGGGTACAGGTCGAGAATAGGTTGAAAGCGTTCCGCATCCTGGGCAAGTCGGGGTGTGTAGACATCACCGGCAACCAGCACGATTCCGCCACCTCCAGTAGCAACCCACTCATTTAATGTCAGCATCTGCTCTGGTGAGAGCAGTTCCCAGTTGACATCAAATGCCAGGATTACATCGTATTCAAACAAATCCGTGCGATCGGGAAATTCGTATAACAGTTTATCGGCGTCCTGAGAGACACCCGGCGGCGCTGTTTGTAGCCAGACATCCGACTTGATCGAAGGATGGCGATAGAGCATCGTGCGGGCGAAACGGTAATCTCGCATCGGCCCTCCTGCGATCACCAGTACGCGTGTGGGGCGACTGAATACATTCACGCTATGTTCCAGCTCATTGTCCATCGCGTTGGCATCCTGTGCCAGTTGATTGCCTCGCACTCGAATCAGGTAGCTGATCTCACCTTCTTCGCTGGGGGTGCGTTCAAATTTGACATCGATGGGGAGCCCATCTTCTGTTGGCAATAGAAGATCGCGGGATTCTACTAAGGTTGGCTGCGCTTCGCCTTCAATTTTTTTCAGGAGTTCAAGGGTGATATTTTTTCCAGGCATACCCACAGCTTGCAGTAAGGCGGTGATTTCAAACGCGTCGCCAAATTGCACGTCAGTGGGGGCGATGATTTTCGAAATTTGCACATTGGCAGGTTTTTTGGGGCTGCCTACACCTAGGGTGATTAAGCGTACTTTAGAGTCTTTCGCAGCTTCATTGGCAGAGAGTAGATCGGTGCCTGCATTCGATGCACCATCTGTGGCGATGATGATTCCGGAGAGTGTTGAACCATTGATTTCGCGGATGAGTTGCCCCAGTAATTCTCCCAAGCGGGTCTCCAGACCCTGTGGTTGTAAGAGACTGTTCCAGTCGACTTGAACCTGGGGTTTAGGGTCTGGTTCAGTAGTTGCATTCGCCGTCGACTCCTCAGACAACTGTGTTTTCTGGAAGACGTGATGTGGTCCGGTTAAGGTCTGGTCGAAGGTGTAAACGCTTACCTGATGTTTCTTTTGCAGGTCTTTGATTAACGGTGATTCAGCAAGTAATTTTTCCACTGCCTGCATCCGGCTGGGTACATTTTGACTGGCAGGAGAGCTGGTGTTAACTGGAACCTGTTGGTTGGGATGCCGCATCGAAAGCGAGGTATCGACCAGCACGGCGACACGTGAAGGGCGAAATGACATTTTTTGTGTTCGTTCGTGCGGATTGAAGACAATGACGATCAAGGCGGCAAAAACAGAAAGCCGTAATCCCGTCAGCCAGCAACGCCAGAACAGGGGTAATTGAACTGAATCTTTCCAGACGGTTCGAAAGGAAAGTGCCAGTATGATTCCCAGGCATCCCAAGAGTAACAGCCACCCCCAGCCTGAATCGGGCGTATCGTATTCGATCGAACGAAACGAGGTCGTTTCGTCGGCGGCCAGGATCAGGGAGTTAGAGATCGTTGAAAACAAGTTCATGCGGCTGCACCCGCCATCTTGGGATGATAACTTAATCGATACGCGAGTAACTGTTCACAAATCAATAGCAGGAACAGAATCACTAAAATGGAATTGGTAATTTCCCGGCCCGCTTCCTGCCCTTGAATCCACTGGAATTCACCGGGTTCCTGAATCTGAATGAGTGGAGAGTTCCCAAACTCATTTCTCAATTCATCGGAAGAGGCCAGTGCCAGATTACTTTCTGAAACAGGAAA
This window of the Gimesia fumaroli genome carries:
- a CDS encoding S1C family serine protease, coding for MQKNVFCATLLFSILLIVPAFAEVSSVDPVVLAAQKQRIDVIKAVSPSVVAIFGAEGAGGGSGVLVTPDGYALTNFHVVSGAGNFMKCGLNDGKLYDAVIVSIDPTGDVALIKLLGRTDFPVAKLGNSDKVQVGDWAYAMGNPFLLATDFQPTITYGIVSGVHRYQYPAGTFLEYTDCIQVDSSINPGNSGGPLFNDRGELIGINGRGSFEKRGRVNSGAGYAISINQIKHFWDHLKSGRIVDHASLGATVTTSLDSTIDVAEILEESDAYRKGLRLGDEIVSFAGRPIRSVNQFKNILGIYPAGWTLPLVYRRDEKKNTIYVRLQALHTTAELQEQAGQKKKPPAKPARPGEEKPPQIPNPHAKPEPAPPEQYKHLYVPKTGFTNYYFNQQQQDRLLKALNSTSNFSDLKGTWTLTGKQGDGSEFTLTLADKGVGFESGNDIFLQSLETGNYVDEPPGTGGLLAALHHFRLLLSGQSERFTDFYYLGSERLDGKNELVDVLVATQTGTISRWYFNKADLSLRGFDFYLTENSEVCSIRFEQFQTLNGQKFPGELDVLYGNRPVMKLKIERLKLEPSDTLKK
- a CDS encoding NPCBM/NEW2 domain-containing protein encodes the protein MHSLLCVSITMLLAVSPEVEVTSLSGASVTGNLLALNKTAVNLKQGKSEKGYPLSETLNVRFPKNRFQRSLQAPLTIRLTDGSKFPVQSLQSNERQIKVSNDQSGTLILPANQVSSIRFGTLNSNISAAWEKLLSNKGNKDLLVVQKENVLDFIDGVVGSITDEKIQFFTGDDEVAVNRKRVFGIIYFRQPASNAAPFCSIRLTSGGLINASAITYSGTEFTATLQSGAQAQFTPQSIASLDFSQGKVRYLSDLEPRNIEYTPFFDTVWKYRKDKHRDGGPLRLDGKEYARGLYIHSKTLLQYRIKEEYRNFRAIMGIDDSVPGIGFVYVEIKGNGRTLYSGNVRSADPPIELNLDVRGVRDLEILVDFGDNLEICDHLDLCEARLLK
- a CDS encoding DUF4229 domain-containing protein; translated protein: MNKPSQSTIPQEITELLNRLRGKIRRYILLEGTARLLAVIGVIFWASFLVDWTYFQLSHLELPVWFRASFVLISLAVILALAASFLLFRLMKKMRRKALALVLERRFPELNDRLATAIELHETHEPQNALTRAMLERTVHEVAEGSRDLPLEDVFDKRPLRRAFFFAFALTISILTLAIINQPAMARWAKGYLELRSDYWNRETGLIVKVIAQPGDRIKEFHNQTYKHGLGTDLTLLVETVDGKKIPERVQLTYRMQNGRGGGRTVMSRMGEGRFKHTITDLLDGIQVWVSGNDFTNPEPYLVEIVETPVLDQIRLACLYPEYTGLNQTDSETGTRLPDLQTVQGTQISLPVNTEFEMVSTANKPITRFSFETDQFNLQLEQAAEDVTTTAENFLAWKNPEGEIVQQVALTPQLLDQMRGTDGRTFRIPFKLITENQETVASNADPLPQVIPLIADQPIRIYLEDADGLLVTEPIRLSINGIVDQPPKVDTRLTGIGKSITRKATIPIEGMITDDYGIQAARFDFLVDQDKNFRPRPFRKKPSDRPKEFTLQRSNDEIWERFEVLPLDLKVGQKINLTVQAEDADNLSGPHQVHGETYHFEIVTDEELLSILYSKELNLRKRFEQIHKEVSQTRDDLAQRVEQLKQAQTIKNKQKQGQSDPRWSETLTEIQNAVAVSADRSLYGTRKNATETASIVESFYDIREELVNNGVATAQILGRIDDKILKPLTIIHEQDFPSVDQRLGLYRLAMEKNSDPLAEIQSSIELLDAMLVRMKSVLNEMQDLLEFHEAIEMLKNLIEREKELSEETKKFRKNKLLDRLKGLGLE
- a CDS encoding VWA domain-containing protein is translated as MNLFSTISNSLILAADETTSFRSIEYDTPDSGWGWLLLLGCLGIILALSFRTVWKDSVQLPLFWRCWLTGLRLSVFAALIVIVFNPHERTQKMSFRPSRVAVLVDTSLSMRHPNQQVPVNTSSPASQNVPSRMQAVEKLLAESPLIKDLQKKHQVSVYTFDQTLTGPHHVFQKTQLSEESTANATTEPDPKPQVQVDWNSLLQPQGLETRLGELLGQLIREINGSTLSGIIIATDGASNAGTDLLSANEAAKDSKVRLITLGVGSPKKPANVQISKIIAPTDVQFGDAFEITALLQAVGMPGKNITLELLKKIEGEAQPTLVESRDLLLPTEDGLPIDVKFERTPSEEGEISYLIRVRGNQLAQDANAMDNELEHSVNVFSRPTRVLVIAGGPMRDYRFARTMLYRHPSIKSDVWLQTAPPGVSQDADKLLYEFPDRTDLFEYDVILAFDVNWELLSPEQMLTLNEWVATGGGGIVLVAGDVYTPRLAQDAERFQPILDLYPVSINSFVRDYLDQEATQIRRIEWTQAGLDAGFLMLTDNPATSRELWENFPGVYRCYPTNGPKAAATVYSHFPDPKTQTEFGFSILMASQYYGEGRSLYLGSPEIWRLRSIEEDYYDRFWTKLIRNVGQGRTKRGTKRGTLILERDEYLLGQTVSVRVRLLNPEFKPLVQESVPMEVIDPRGRPLVPNLLLMHDRNRPGEYVASFRASLPGKYRFELTVPNSKGQTVEGNLTVLLPRLEDESLSQNIKGLKELSRDTGGAYLAIDEAKNITSLLPDAGEEFLVDERLKTLWDQAWVFFLLAGLLATEWLTRKLFKLS